In Zingiber officinale cultivar Zhangliang chromosome 6A, Zo_v1.1, whole genome shotgun sequence, a single genomic region encodes these proteins:
- the LOC121996300 gene encoding ADP-ribosylation factor GTPase-activating protein AGD3-like, giving the protein MYFTKLDDSPMFRKQIQSLEESAESLRERCIKFYKGCRKYTEGLGEGYDGDIAFASSLEMFGGGHNDPISVAFGGPVMTKFTIALREIGTYKEVLRSQVEHILNDRLLQFVEMDLHDVKEARKRFDKASILYDQAREKYLSLKKSTRAEVATVLEDELYSARSSFEQARFNLVTAISNTEAKKRYEFLEAVSGTMDAHLRYFKQGYELLHQMEPYIHQVLAYAQQSRERSNYEQAGLTERMQEFKRQIDRESRWLSNESHDSPNGDGIQAIGRSSHKMIEAVMQSAANGKVQTIRQGYLSKRSSNLRGDWKRRFFVLDSRGMLYYYRKQWNRSTGSNHCTLRGQNSSDHGSGLLSRWFSSHHHGGVHDEKSVARHTVNLLTSTIKVDAEQSDLRFCFRIISPTKNYTLQAESAMDQMDWIEKITGVIASLLSSQSPDQRLTSPSSGGHYRAPSESSSFSSSTDLDQLVNEDSSIQKSSFSSHHDRSIRSSQQHRFNSKHEKPIDALQKVCGNSMCADCGAAEPDWASLNLGVLLCIECSGVHRNLGVHISKVRSLTLDVRVWEPSVINLFQSLGNTFANSIWEKSLPLTSNGNLEDVSSFCLLNKNQEHSSMNKPKHSDPITVKEKFIQAKYADKLFVQKTAGDQISVAQQMWDSVCANDKKAVYHRIVASDAGVHIVYGSASANSSLTLAKAMLLQDQPTAVLDRSSSCLLSDTLHKSSTMSSISSAGNSDNRYELNECFEGFTLLHLACLTSDMGMVELLLQYGANVNSTDVKGRTPLHHCILRGRHLLAKLLLTRGADPHAMDEDGKTPLQYALEAGNLDDDEILILLEDPNR; this is encoded by the exons ATGTATTTCACCAAGCTCGACGATTCCCCAATGTTTCGGAAGCAG ATTCAATCACTTGAAGAAAGTGCAGAATCATTGAGGGAGAGATGCATTAAGTTTTATAAAGGATGTCGAAAATATAC AGAAGGACTAGGAGAAGGATATGATGGGGACATTGCTTTTGCAAGCTCTCTCGAAATGTTTGGAGGAGGGCATAATGATCCCATCAGTGTGGCTTTTGGAG GGCCTGTTATGACCAAATttacaattgctttgagagagatAGGAACCTACAAAGAGGTTTTACGTTCACAG GTTGAACATATCTTAAATGATAGGTTGCTCCAATTTGTGGAGATGGATTTGCATGATGTTAAG GAAGCTCGCAAACGGTTTGATAAGGCTAGCATCCTATATGATCAG GCACGTGAAAAGTACCTATCCCTGAAGAAAAGCACAAGAGCAGAAGTAGCAACAGTCTTAGAGGAT GAGCTCTACAGTGCGAGATCTTCATTTGAACAAGCCCGTTTTAATTTG GTTACTGCTATTTCTAACACAGAGGCAAAGAAGCGATATGAGTTTTTGGAGGCTGTTAGTGGAACTATGGATGCCCATCTTCGTTACTTCAAGCAA GGATACGAGCTACTTCACCAGATGGAGCCATATATCCACCAG GTATTGGCTTATGCACAGCAATCAAGGGAGAGATCCAACTATGAACAAGCAGGACTTACAGAAAGGATGCAGGAGTTCAAAAGACAGATTGACCGTGAAAGTAGATGGTTGTCAAATGAGTCACATGATTCTCCTAATGGAGATGGTATACAAGCCATTGGAAGGAGTTCCCATAAAATGATAGAAGCAGTGATGCAATCAGCTGCAAATGGGAAG GTTCAGACCATTAGACAAGGTTATCTCTCGAAGCGTTCATCAAACTTACGAGGTGACTGGAAGAGAAGATTTTTTGTTCTTGATAGTCGAGGCATGTTATACTATTATCGCAAGCAATGGAACAGATCTACT GGAAGTAACCATTGTACTTTGAGAGGTCAGAACTCATCGGATCATGGTTCTGGATTACTGAGTCGTTGGTTTTCTTCTCATCATCATGGCGGAGTGCATGATGAAAAGTCTGTTGCACGCCATACTGTCAACCTGCTAACTTCAACAATAAAAGTTGATGCAGAGCAGTCAGACCTTCGCTTCTGCTTCAGGATCATTTCTCCAACAAAGAATTACACCTTACAG GCTGAGAGCGCCATGGATCAGATGGATTGGATTGAAAAAATAACCGGTGTCATTGCTTCTCTTCTAAGCTCTCAGTCACCTGATCAG CGTCTTACAAGCCCCTCAAGTGGTGGCCATTATAGAGCACCGAGTGAAAGTAGCTCATTCAGCAGCTCAACTGATCTTGACCAGTTGGTCAATGAAGATTCATCAATTCAAAAGAGCAGTTTTAGTAGCCATCATGATCGTTCTATCAGAAGCTCGCAGCAACATAGATTCAACTCGAAGCATGAGAAACCAATTGATGCACTGCAGAAAGTGTGTGGTAACAGCATGTGTGCTGATTGTGGAGCTGCTGAACCTGACTGGGCATCCCTGAACCTTGGAGTTCTTCTTTGCATTGAGTGCTCGGGAGTTCACCGGAATCTTGGGGTGCATATTTCGAAG GTGAGATCTCTAACACTTGATGTCAGAGTGTGGGAGCCTTCTGTTATCAATCTCTTTCAGTCATTGGGTAACACATTTGCAAACTCCATCTGGGAGAAATCTTTACCATTGACAAGTAATGGGAACTTAGAGGATGTCTCTAG TTTTTGCTTGCTTAACAAAAATCAAGAGCATTCCTCTATGAACAAGCCTAAACATTCAGATCCAATTACAGTGAAAGAAAAGTTCATTCAGGCAAAG TATGCAGATAAGCTTTTTGTTCAAAAAACAGCAGGAGATCAGATTTCAGTTGCACAACAGATGTGGGACAGTGTCTGTGCTAATGACAAGAAAGCAGTCTATCACCGTATCGTGGCTTCAGATGCTGGTGTGCATATTGTTTATGGTTCGGCATCTGCAAATTCTTCTTTGACTCTAGCAAAAGCTATGCTTCTACAAGATCAACCAACTGCTGTGCTAGATCGTAGTTCAAGCTGCTTATTAAGTGATACCTTGCATAAGTCTTCTACTATGTCTTCTATTAGCTCAGCAGGCAATAGTGACAACAGATATGAATTGAATGAATGCTTTGAAGGATTCACTTTACTTCATCTTGCTTGCCTAACTTCAGATATGGGCATGGTAGAACTCCTCCTACAGTATGGTGCTAATGTTAATTCCACTGATGTAAAGGGGAGGACACCGCTTCACCATTGTATTCTCAGAGGCAGACATTTATTAGCCAAATTACTACTGACAAG GGGAGCTGATCCACACGCTATGGACGAAGATGGTAAAACTCCCCTTCAGTATGCACTTGAAGCTGGCAACCTTGATGACGATGAGATACTTATACTCCTGGAGGACCCTAACAGATAG